The nucleotide sequence AGATCCTCCTGCACCAATATCGTGAAGAAAAGCTCCCGTTTTATAATTTAGGTTTATCATATCACAGTTTCTATACCCACTTACCAAAAGTATAGTATTTACATCATCTCTTGATAAGATAAGTGATTTTCCCAACTCTAAACCAACAATCCTAGAACCACACATAGACTCAACATCAAACCCCCATGCATTTGTGGCTCCGATCTCGTATGCTGATTTAGTAAAAGCTAACCAGTTAAGATAATCTTTATGTTGTGCACCGTCCCAAATTACCACATCTATTTCTTTAGGGTCTATCCCAGCATTCTCTATAGCTTTTTTTGCCGCCATAATCCCCATATAACTAGTGGTATCATTAGGACCTGGCATCGGTTTTTTTAACACCCCTATTTTTTCGGTAAAAGCCTCCAATGGCATTCCAGTCATTTTTGCCATATCTTCAGCTGTCCAATAATTTTCAGGAATGTAGATTCCCATACCTGCAATACCAACATGATTCCTCATCACAATACCTCCCTATTATTTGTTATAATCTAAAAATTACTTTTAATTAAGTATATTGCAAAAAGTATACCAAATTAAAATATATAAAAGATATGTAATCGGAGGAATTGGTGTTGGTTAAAATGTGCTGCTATGTCCGAAATTTATAACATGTCATTATTCTGTTACATTCTAAATGCTGTTTAAGTGTCAATCTAATAATAAAAAAATGTACCTATTCTGGTACATTTTTTATTATTAGATTTCTAAATTATATTTTTTAATTTTTTCATATAGTCTAGAACGACTAATATTTAAAATTTTTGCTGCTAAACGTTTATTACCTTTAGTATATTTTAGACACTCTCGTATTGCTTCTTCCTCAGCTTGTTCAATAATATTTCTAAGAGTTTTATTAAAAGAATTTTCGTTATTAATCTTTTTCTGTTTTACTTTACCTTCAGGCTTGGAAATAAAAATAGGGAGATGTTCAATAGATATATAATTTGAATCTGTAAGATTTATCGCTCTTTCTAGTACATTCTCTAACTCCCTAACATTTCCAGGCCAATGATATACTTTTAACAACTTTAACGCTTCATCGGTAATTCTAAAAACATATTTACCAATTTGATCAGACAATTTATTTAAAAAGTATTTAGATAAAATACTAATATCTTCAATCCTTTCTCTCAGAGGTGGTATTTCGATCATCATAACATTGATTCTATAATATAAATCTTCCCTAAACTTATTTTCTTCAACAAGTTTTTTTAAATCTTTATTTGTAGCAGCTATAATCCTAACATCAACTTTAATAGAGGTTGTACCTCCAATCCTATCTATCTCTTTTTCTTGTAGTACCCTAAGAAGTTTTGCCTGCATTCCCAAAGGCATTTCTGCTATTTCATCCAAAAAAATAGTTCCTCTGTTCGCCAACTCAAATTTCCCAATTTTCCCACCTTTTTTTGCTCCTGTAAAAGCACCTTCTTCATAACCAAAAAGCTCTGATTCTAATAACTCCGATGGTATAGCTGCGCAATTAATTTTAACAAAAGGATAATTATTTCTCTTACTTTCATTATGTATAGCATGGGCAAATAATTCTTTACCTGTTCCACTTTCCCCTAATAATAACACATTTGAATCACTTTGAGCCGCCTTTTTTGCAAGCAATTTTGTTTTTATTATTCTTTCACTTTCTCCAATAATATTTTCCCAAGAATACTTAGAACCTGATAGTTCTTTTAATTTTACTTTATAAAAATTTAGTTGATGCTCAAGCAACTGATTTTTCTTAACAATTTCTTCAAATTCTTTTATGTCTTTAAACAACACTAAACCAAAACCATAAATAACATTACCGTAGTCATCTAAGATTGGTATTCTATGCACTATTGCTGTTTTACCATTTTTAAACTTATGTTTCCAAGCAATTTCTGGTTTTTTCTTCTCAAAAACATACGGGAATCTAGTAT is from Anaerobranca gottschalkii DSM 13577 and encodes:
- a CDS encoding sigma-54 interaction domain-containing protein, producing MERTTIINDNYLVNLLNKIFDPIPVPIILIDKDTRIRLINNCFCEFLGLKREDMLGKKVYEIDENTRFPYVFEKKKPEIAWKHKFKNGKTAIVHRIPILDDYGNVIYGFGLVLFKDIKEFEEIVKKNQLLEHQLNFYKVKLKELSGSKYSWENIIGESERIIKTKLLAKKAAQSDSNVLLLGESGTGKELFAHAIHNESKRNNYPFVKINCAAIPSELLESELFGYEEGAFTGAKKGGKIGKFELANRGTIFLDEIAEMPLGMQAKLLRVLQEKEIDRIGGTTSIKVDVRIIAATNKDLKKLVEENKFREDLYYRINVMMIEIPPLRERIEDISILSKYFLNKLSDQIGKYVFRITDEALKLLKVYHWPGNVRELENVLERAINLTDSNYISIEHLPIFISKPEGKVKQKKINNENSFNKTLRNIIEQAEEEAIRECLKYTKGNKRLAAKILNISRSRLYEKIKKYNLEI